A section of the Agromyces aurantiacus genome encodes:
- the carB gene encoding carbamoyl-phosphate synthase large subunit codes for MPKRDDINSVLVIGSGPIVIGQAAEFDYSGTQACRVLRAEGVRVILVNPNPATIMTDPDFADATYVEPITPEVIESIIVKERPDAVLPTLGGQTALNAAIALHDAGILDKHGVELIGAKVDAIRKGEDRQLFKDLVIEAGADVARSHVATTLEQAKEFAQDLGYPLVVRPSFTMGGLGSGFAYTEEDLVRIVTQGLHDSPTTEVLLEESILGWKEYELELMRDTADNTVVVCSIENVDPVGVHTGDSITVAPALTLTDREYQKLRDIGIDIIRAVGVDTGGCNIQFAVDPVDGRIIVIEMNPRVSRSSALASKATGFPIAKIAAKLAIGYRLDEIPNDITKVTPASFEPTLDYIVVKVPRFAFEKFPAADPTLTTTMKSVGEAMAIGRNFTTALQKSLRSLEKRGSSFHWEDEPRSADELLEAAQVPTDGRIVLVQQALRKGATIEQAFEATKIDPWFLDQIALINEVAEHVAAAPALDTETMLLAKEHGFSDAQIGQLRGFGEADVREVRHILGIRPVFKTVDTCAGEFPALTPYHYSSYDLETEVAPSERRKVVILGSGPNRIGQGVEFDYSCVHASFALSDAGFETIMINCNPETVSTDYDTSDRLYFEPLTLEDVLEVIHAEAQSGELVGVVVQLGGQTALGLAKGLEAAGVPILGTSPEAIDLAEERGQFAGILETAGLLAPRNGTATDLAGAVQVAEQIGYPVLVRPSYVLGGRGMEIVYDTASLHDYFARIEGQGIVGPTHPLLVDRFLDDAIEIDVDALYDGTELYVGGVMEHIEEAGIHSGDSSCTLPPVTLGRAEIDRVREATRAIAEGIGVQGLLNVQFAIGAGVLYVLEANPRASRTVPFVSKALGIPLAKAASRIMVGATIRELVAEGLLPEVDGSRVPLDAPVAVKEAVLPFHRFRTREGIMVDSVLGPEMRSTGEVMGIDKDFPTAFAKSQLAAYGGMPLSGRVFVSVSDRDKRAIVLPALRLLQLGYELVATEGTAEVLRRNGIQAGTVLKFSEKHDESAPSVVELIHRGEIDVVVNTPSGRSARADGYEIRAAAVAADIPLFTTIAELSAAVASLDAVKGGFEVTSLQEYTARRAAAEVVA; via the coding sequence ATGCCCAAGCGCGACGACATCAATTCCGTCCTCGTGATCGGGTCGGGCCCGATCGTCATCGGCCAGGCGGCCGAGTTCGACTACTCGGGCACCCAGGCGTGCCGGGTGCTGCGCGCCGAGGGGGTGCGCGTCATCCTCGTCAACCCGAACCCGGCGACGATCATGACCGACCCCGACTTCGCCGACGCCACCTACGTCGAGCCCATCACCCCCGAGGTGATCGAGTCGATCATCGTCAAGGAGCGGCCCGACGCCGTGCTCCCCACGCTCGGCGGGCAGACCGCGCTGAACGCGGCGATCGCGCTGCACGACGCGGGGATCCTCGACAAGCACGGCGTCGAGCTGATCGGCGCGAAGGTGGACGCCATCCGCAAGGGCGAGGACCGCCAGCTCTTCAAGGACCTCGTGATCGAGGCCGGCGCGGATGTCGCCCGCTCGCACGTCGCCACGACGCTCGAGCAGGCCAAGGAGTTCGCGCAGGACCTCGGCTACCCGCTCGTGGTCCGCCCCTCGTTCACCATGGGCGGCCTCGGGTCGGGCTTCGCATACACCGAGGAGGACCTCGTCCGCATCGTGACGCAGGGCCTGCACGACTCGCCGACCACCGAGGTGCTCCTCGAGGAGTCCATCCTCGGCTGGAAGGAGTACGAGCTCGAGCTCATGCGCGACACCGCCGACAACACGGTCGTGGTCTGCTCGATCGAGAACGTCGACCCGGTCGGCGTGCACACGGGCGACTCGATCACGGTCGCGCCGGCGCTCACCCTGACCGACCGCGAGTACCAGAAGCTCCGCGACATCGGCATCGACATCATCCGCGCCGTCGGCGTCGACACCGGCGGCTGCAACATCCAGTTCGCCGTCGACCCGGTCGACGGCCGCATCATCGTCATCGAGATGAACCCGCGCGTGTCGCGCTCGTCCGCGCTCGCGTCCAAGGCGACGGGCTTCCCGATCGCGAAGATCGCCGCGAAGCTCGCGATCGGCTACCGGCTCGACGAGATCCCCAACGACATCACGAAGGTGACCCCGGCGAGCTTCGAGCCGACGCTGGACTACATCGTCGTCAAGGTGCCGCGGTTCGCGTTCGAGAAGTTCCCGGCCGCCGACCCGACGCTCACGACGACCATGAAGTCGGTCGGCGAGGCGATGGCCATCGGGCGCAACTTCACGACGGCGCTGCAGAAGTCGCTGCGCTCGCTCGAGAAGCGCGGCTCGAGCTTCCACTGGGAGGACGAGCCCCGTTCGGCCGACGAGCTGCTCGAGGCCGCGCAGGTGCCCACCGACGGCCGGATCGTGCTCGTGCAGCAGGCGCTGCGCAAGGGCGCCACGATCGAGCAGGCCTTCGAGGCCACCAAGATCGACCCGTGGTTCCTCGACCAGATCGCGCTGATCAACGAGGTCGCCGAGCACGTCGCGGCCGCTCCGGCGCTCGACACCGAGACCATGCTGCTCGCGAAGGAGCACGGGTTCTCCGACGCGCAGATCGGCCAGCTCCGCGGCTTCGGCGAGGCCGACGTGCGCGAGGTGCGGCACATCCTCGGCATCCGACCGGTGTTCAAGACCGTCGACACGTGCGCGGGCGAGTTCCCGGCGCTCACGCCGTACCACTACTCGAGCTACGACCTCGAGACCGAGGTCGCGCCGAGCGAGCGCCGCAAGGTCGTCATCCTCGGCTCGGGCCCGAACCGCATCGGCCAGGGCGTCGAGTTCGACTACTCGTGCGTGCACGCGTCGTTCGCGCTCTCCGACGCGGGGTTCGAGACGATCATGATCAACTGCAACCCCGAGACCGTCTCGACCGACTACGACACGAGCGACCGCCTCTACTTCGAGCCGCTCACGCTCGAGGACGTGCTCGAGGTCATCCACGCCGAGGCGCAGTCGGGCGAGCTCGTCGGCGTCGTCGTGCAGCTCGGCGGCCAGACGGCGCTCGGCCTCGCGAAGGGCCTCGAGGCCGCGGGCGTTCCGATCCTCGGCACGAGCCCCGAGGCGATCGACCTGGCCGAGGAGCGCGGCCAGTTCGCGGGCATCCTCGAGACCGCAGGCCTCCTGGCCCCGCGCAACGGCACCGCGACCGACCTGGCGGGCGCCGTGCAGGTCGCCGAGCAGATCGGCTACCCGGTGCTCGTCCGCCCGAGCTACGTGCTCGGCGGTCGCGGCATGGAGATCGTGTACGACACGGCCTCCCTGCACGACTACTTCGCGCGCATCGAGGGCCAGGGCATCGTCGGCCCGACGCATCCGCTGCTCGTCGACCGGTTCCTCGACGACGCGATCGAGATCGACGTCGACGCGCTCTACGACGGCACCGAGCTCTACGTCGGCGGCGTGATGGAGCACATCGAGGAGGCCGGCATCCACTCCGGCGACTCGAGCTGCACGCTGCCGCCCGTGACGCTCGGCCGTGCCGAGATCGACCGCGTGCGCGAGGCGACCCGCGCGATCGCCGAGGGCATCGGCGTGCAGGGCCTGCTGAACGTGCAGTTCGCGATCGGCGCCGGCGTGCTCTACGTGCTCGAGGCGAACCCCCGAGCGAGCCGCACCGTGCCGTTCGTCTCCAAGGCGCTCGGCATCCCGCTCGCGAAGGCCGCCTCGCGCATCATGGTCGGCGCGACGATCCGCGAGCTCGTCGCCGAGGGCCTGCTGCCCGAGGTCGACGGCTCGCGCGTGCCGCTGGACGCGCCGGTCGCCGTGAAGGAGGCCGTGCTGCCGTTCCACCGGTTCCGGACCCGCGAGGGCATCATGGTCGACTCGGTGCTCGGCCCCGAGATGCGCTCGACGGGCGAGGTCATGGGCATCGACAAGGACTTCCCGACCGCGTTCGCCAAGAGCCAGCTGGCCGCCTACGGCGGCATGCCGCTCTCGGGCCGCGTGTTCGTGTCGGTCTCCGACCGCGACAAGCGCGCGATCGTCCTGCCGGCCCTGCGGCTGCTGCAGCTCGGCTACGAGCTCGTCGCGACCGAGGGCACCGCCGAGGTGCTGCGTCGCAACGGCATCCAGGCCGGCACGGTGCTGAAGTTCAGCGAGAAGCACGACGAGTCCGCGCCCTCGGTGGTCGAGCTGATCCACCGCGGCGAGATCGACGTCGTCGTGA
- the carA gene encoding glutamine-hydrolyzing carbamoyl-phosphate synthase small subunit, producing MPETPNPLPDDATTTDAGSVPVPIDLDRAVLVLEDGTRYEGRAYGARGRTFGEAVFATGMTGYQETLTDPSYAGQIVLMTAPHIGNTGMNDEDMESARIWVAGFVVRDPSRVVSNFRSQRSLDDDLAEAGIVGISRIDTRAVTRHIRSLGAMRAGIFSGEDAFLSPGEQLELVQGGEQMAGRNLSGAVSTAELYSLDAVGERVGSVAVLDLGVKTSTLKYLAERGFDVHVLPQTVTADDVLALHPDALFFSNGPGDPGASDRHVELLRSALRAGLPYFGICFGNQLLGRALGFETYKLPFGHRGINQPVLDRETGRVEITAHNHGFAVAAPTDRVSDSAEGFGRVEVSHVGLNDNVVEGLNCLDIPAFSVQYHPESAAGPHDANYLFDRFREMVIASKNQQTSQEDAQ from the coding sequence ATGCCTGAGACCCCGAACCCCCTTCCCGACGACGCCACCACCACCGACGCCGGGTCCGTTCCGGTCCCGATCGACCTCGACCGGGCCGTGCTCGTGCTCGAGGACGGCACGCGCTACGAGGGCCGTGCGTACGGCGCGCGCGGCCGCACCTTCGGCGAGGCCGTCTTCGCGACCGGCATGACCGGCTACCAGGAGACCCTCACCGACCCGTCGTACGCCGGGCAGATCGTGCTCATGACCGCGCCGCACATCGGCAACACGGGCATGAACGACGAGGACATGGAGTCCGCGAGGATCTGGGTGGCGGGCTTCGTCGTGCGCGACCCCTCGCGCGTCGTGTCGAACTTCCGATCCCAGCGCAGCCTCGACGACGACCTGGCCGAGGCCGGCATCGTCGGCATCAGCCGCATCGACACGCGCGCCGTCACGCGGCACATCCGCTCGCTCGGCGCCATGCGCGCCGGGATCTTCTCGGGCGAGGACGCGTTCCTCTCGCCCGGCGAGCAGCTCGAGCTCGTGCAGGGCGGCGAGCAGATGGCCGGCCGCAACCTCTCGGGCGCGGTGTCGACCGCCGAGCTCTACTCGCTCGACGCGGTCGGCGAGCGCGTCGGCTCGGTCGCCGTGCTCGACCTCGGCGTCAAGACGTCCACCCTGAAGTACCTCGCCGAACGCGGCTTCGACGTCCACGTGCTGCCGCAGACCGTGACCGCTGACGACGTCCTGGCGCTGCACCCCGACGCGCTGTTCTTCTCCAACGGCCCCGGGGACCCCGGCGCATCCGATCGCCACGTCGAGCTGCTGCGCAGCGCGCTGCGAGCGGGCCTGCCGTACTTCGGCATCTGCTTCGGCAACCAGCTGCTGGGGCGTGCGCTGGGCTTCGAGACCTACAAGCTGCCCTTCGGGCACCGCGGCATCAACCAGCCCGTGCTCGACCGCGAGACCGGCCGGGTCGAGATCACCGCACACAACCACGGCTTCGCCGTCGCCGCGCCGACCGACCGCGTCAGCGACTCGGCGGAGGGCTTCGGCCGCGTCGAGGTCAGCCACGTCGGCCTCAACGACAACGTCGTCGAGGGACTGAACTGCCTCGACATCCCCGCGTTCTCCGTGCAGTACCACCCGGAGTCGGCCGCCGGCCCGCACGACGCGAACTACCTCTTCGACCGGTTCCGCGAGATGGTCATCGCGAGCAAGAACCAGCAGACCAGCCAGGAGGACGCGCAGTAA
- a CDS encoding PH-like domain-containing protein, with the protein MDSGWIVGTVIAVALVGVAGWLMLRSWRRRTVRDETLAAYPTPAGLGTPTLEVEALYVATTPEAQPLERLAVEGLAFRGSARVELHPQGVLLRVAGELPSFIPAERLAAAGTATYAIDRGVEPEGLVALTWIVDDRSEPEAPTRVDSYLRCRYPGDSSRLVAALNDIAAAPEAPRPDASNAESEASDA; encoded by the coding sequence GTGGATAGCGGCTGGATCGTCGGCACGGTCATCGCGGTGGCGCTCGTGGGCGTCGCCGGCTGGCTCATGCTGCGCTCGTGGCGCCGACGGACCGTCCGCGACGAGACCCTCGCGGCGTACCCGACGCCCGCCGGGCTCGGCACGCCGACCCTCGAGGTCGAGGCGCTCTACGTCGCGACCACCCCCGAGGCCCAGCCGCTCGAGCGGCTCGCGGTCGAGGGGCTGGCGTTCCGCGGCTCGGCGCGCGTGGAGCTGCACCCCCAGGGCGTGCTGCTGCGCGTCGCGGGCGAGCTGCCGAGCTTCATCCCGGCCGAGCGCCTCGCGGCGGCCGGGACCGCGACCTACGCGATCGATCGCGGGGTCGAGCCCGAGGGCCTGGTCGCCCTCACCTGGATCGTCGACGACCGGTCGGAGCCCGAGGCGCCGACCAGGGTCGACAGCTACCTGCGGTGCCGTTACCCGGGCGACTCGTCCCGGCTCGTCGCCGCCCTGAACGACATCGCCGCCGCGCCCGAGGCGCCGCGGCCCGACGCATCGAACGCAGAGAGCGAGGCCTCGGATGCCTGA
- a CDS encoding dihydroorotase — protein sequence MGESFLLRGAALPTGERADILLDGGRIAEVGSVADAAGATVIDADGLVALPGLVDLHTHLREPGYEQSETVLTGTQAAAAGGFTAVFAMANTFPVADTAGVVEQELSLGEAAGYATVQPIGAVTVGLKGEQLAELGAMAASRARVRVFSDDGFCVFDPLLMRRALEYVKAFDGVIAQHAQEPRLTQGAQMNEGALSGELGLAGWPAVAEESIIARDVLLAEHVGSRLHVCHVSTAGSVEVIRWAKARGIDVTAEVTPHHLLLTEELVAGYDPRYKVNPPLRRQEDVEALRAALADGTIDIVATDHAPHPVEAKECEWDAAANGMVGLESALSVVQQTMVDPGLLGWADVARVLSTTPARIGRLSGHGEPIAAGSSAELTLVDPAASAEFAVDRLAGRSANSPYLGRTLPGRVVATFHRGVPTVLDGTVRPADEIAAAAARLAGTAEVARG from the coding sequence ATGGGCGAGTCCTTCCTCCTCCGCGGCGCCGCCCTGCCCACGGGCGAGCGCGCCGACATCCTGCTCGACGGCGGGCGCATCGCCGAGGTCGGCTCGGTGGCGGATGCCGCGGGCGCGACGGTGATCGACGCCGACGGGCTCGTCGCCCTCCCCGGCCTCGTCGACCTGCACACGCACCTGCGCGAGCCGGGCTACGAGCAGAGCGAGACGGTGCTGACCGGCACGCAGGCGGCCGCCGCGGGCGGGTTCACCGCCGTCTTCGCGATGGCGAACACCTTCCCCGTCGCCGACACCGCGGGCGTCGTCGAGCAGGAGCTCTCGCTCGGCGAGGCCGCGGGGTACGCGACCGTGCAGCCGATCGGCGCGGTCACCGTCGGCCTGAAGGGCGAGCAGCTCGCCGAGCTCGGCGCGATGGCCGCCTCGCGGGCCCGTGTCCGGGTCTTCAGCGACGACGGCTTCTGCGTGTTCGACCCCCTGCTCATGCGCCGCGCGCTCGAGTACGTCAAGGCGTTCGACGGCGTGATCGCGCAGCACGCCCAGGAGCCGCGCCTCACGCAGGGCGCGCAGATGAACGAGGGCGCGCTCTCGGGCGAGCTCGGCCTCGCCGGCTGGCCCGCGGTCGCCGAGGAGTCGATCATCGCGCGCGACGTGCTCCTCGCCGAGCACGTCGGCTCGCGCCTGCACGTGTGCCACGTCTCGACCGCCGGATCGGTCGAGGTGATCCGCTGGGCGAAGGCCCGCGGCATCGACGTCACGGCCGAGGTCACGCCGCATCACCTCCTCCTCACCGAGGAGCTCGTCGCGGGCTACGACCCCCGCTACAAGGTCAACCCGCCGCTGCGCCGGCAGGAGGACGTCGAGGCGCTGCGCGCCGCGCTCGCCGACGGCACGATCGACATCGTCGCGACCGACCACGCGCCGCACCCGGTCGAGGCGAAGGAGTGCGAGTGGGATGCCGCGGCCAACGGCATGGTCGGGCTCGAGTCGGCGCTCTCGGTCGTGCAGCAGACGATGGTCGACCCCGGCCTCCTCGGCTGGGCGGACGTCGCGCGCGTGCTCTCCACGACGCCCGCACGCATCGGGCGGTTGAGCGGGCACGGCGAGCCGATCGCGGCGGGATCGAGCGCGGAGCTCACGCTCGTCGACCCCGCCGCCTCGGCCGAGTTCGCCGTCGACCGGCTCGCCGGCCGCAGCGCGAACTCGCCCTACCTCGGTCGCACGCTCCCCGGCCGCGTCGTCGCGACGTTCCACCGCGGCGTGCCGACCGTGCTCGACGGCACGGTCCGCCCCGCCGACGAGATCGCCGCGGCGGCCGCCCGCCTCGCGGGGACCGCGGAGGTCGCACGTGGATAG
- a CDS encoding aspartate carbamoyltransferase catalytic subunit: MRHLLSTRDLERDDAIALLDVAEDMAAVQEREVKKLPTLRGRTVVNLFFEDSTRTRISFEAAAKRLSADVINFSAKGSSVSKGESLKDTAQTLQAMGADGVVIRHPSSGAPFTLATSGWIDAGVVNAGDGTHEHPTQALLDAFTMRRRLHGTASRGRDLDGVRVVIVGDILHSRVARSNVWLLETLGAEVTLVAPPTLVPVDVTGWPAAIEYDLDRALAAAPDVVMMLRIQAERMHGAFFPNSREYARTWGLDDHRFAQLPTTTMVMHPGPMNRGLEIAARAADSSQSTVREQVANGVSVRMAALYLLLSGERGEA; the protein is encoded by the coding sequence ATGAGGCACCTGCTGAGCACGCGCGACCTCGAGCGTGACGACGCGATCGCACTGCTCGACGTCGCCGAGGACATGGCGGCGGTGCAGGAGCGCGAGGTCAAGAAGCTGCCGACGCTGCGCGGCCGCACGGTCGTGAACCTCTTCTTCGAGGACTCGACGCGCACGCGCATCTCGTTCGAGGCCGCGGCGAAGCGCCTGTCGGCCGACGTCATCAACTTCAGCGCCAAGGGCTCGAGCGTCTCGAAGGGTGAGAGCCTGAAGGACACGGCGCAGACCCTGCAGGCGATGGGCGCCGACGGCGTCGTGATCCGGCATCCGTCATCGGGCGCTCCGTTCACCCTGGCGACGAGCGGATGGATCGACGCGGGCGTCGTCAACGCCGGCGACGGCACGCACGAGCACCCCACCCAGGCGCTGCTCGACGCGTTCACCATGCGCCGGCGCCTGCACGGCACGGCGTCGCGCGGTCGCGACCTCGACGGCGTGCGCGTCGTGATCGTCGGCGACATCCTGCACTCGCGCGTCGCGCGCTCGAACGTGTGGCTGCTCGAGACGCTCGGCGCCGAGGTGACCCTCGTCGCGCCGCCCACGCTCGTCCCGGTCGACGTGACCGGGTGGCCCGCCGCGATCGAGTACGACCTCGACCGCGCGCTCGCGGCCGCGCCCGACGTCGTCATGATGCTCCGCATCCAGGCGGAGCGCATGCACGGCGCGTTCTTCCCGAACAGCCGGGAGTACGCGCGCACCTGGGGGCTGGACGACCACCGATTCGCCCAGCTGCCGACGACTACCATGGTGATGCATCCCGGCCCGATGAACCGCGGGCTCGAGATCGCCGCCCGCGCCGCCGACTCGTCGCAGTCCACGGTGCGCGAGCAGGTTGCGAACGGAGTATCAGTGAGAATGGCCGCCCTCTATCTGCTGCTGTCCGGCGAGCGGGGTGAGGCGTGA
- the pyrR gene encoding bifunctional pyr operon transcriptional regulator/uracil phosphoribosyltransferase PyrR: MAVRTVLQQADLERALTRIAHEILEANRGADDLVLLGIPTRGVVLAERLARIVSRIAGVDVPAGALDVTMYRDDLGRNPVRAPHPTQVPGDGVDGRVVVLVDDVLYSGRTIRAAFDALADLGRARAVRLAVLVDRGHREFPIRADYVGKNLPSSARERINVRLAEVDGEDAVTIEGGDA, translated from the coding sequence ATCGCTGTGCGCACCGTGTTGCAGCAGGCTGACCTCGAGCGGGCGCTGACCCGCATCGCCCACGAGATCCTCGAAGCCAATCGCGGCGCCGACGATCTCGTCCTCCTCGGCATCCCCACGCGCGGCGTGGTGCTGGCCGAGCGACTCGCCCGGATCGTGTCCCGGATCGCCGGCGTCGACGTGCCCGCCGGTGCGCTCGACGTGACGATGTACCGCGACGACCTCGGCCGCAATCCCGTGCGCGCGCCGCACCCCACCCAGGTGCCCGGCGACGGCGTCGACGGCCGGGTGGTGGTGCTCGTCGACGACGTGCTCTACTCCGGCCGCACCATCCGCGCCGCGTTCGACGCCCTCGCCGACCTCGGCCGCGCCCGCGCGGTGCGCCTGGCCGTGCTCGTCGACCGCGGCCACCGCGAGTTCCCGATCCGCGCCGACTACGTGGGCAAGAACCTGCCGAGCTCCGCGCGCGAGCGCATCAACGTGCGGCTCGCCGAGGTCGACGGGGAGGACGCCGTCACCATCGAGGGGGGCGACGCATGA
- a CDS encoding glycosyltransferase: protein MAEIMLAVMPFAGHVAPLAAVASAFIDAGHGVRVYTGRAYAERFAATGAEVVRWSRAPDFDEHDLPATFPALRGRKGARQALANVEHVFIRTAAAQGDDLSAAYRARAWDVIVADGLSLGARIASEHTTTPWVTVSIVPLTIPTPELPPPGFGLPPARRPLGHARDRLLHAALRLGTRGLRRAYDEQRAAAGLAPSSIPFEVVFSSPDLVCASGIPELDWPRRSWPVPVEYVGALAPTGHGDTAPPEWWADLPEDRPIVLVTQGTLNVDPDDLIRPTLAALGRQPVSIVATTGRADAPGLPFPAPPNAYVAGLVDYAALLPRIDAMVTNGGWGGVLAALSHGVPLIVAGGDLDKPEIAGRVAWSGAGVDLRTGTPRAGAVLAAWRRVSADPRYRERAEALGRALRQHDGPREVVSRTVDLLDRRRAEGRR from the coding sequence ATGGCCGAGATCATGCTGGCCGTGATGCCGTTCGCAGGCCATGTCGCACCGCTCGCCGCGGTCGCGTCGGCGTTCATCGACGCCGGCCACGGCGTGCGGGTCTACACGGGCCGCGCCTATGCGGAGCGGTTCGCCGCCACCGGCGCCGAGGTCGTGCGCTGGAGCCGCGCCCCGGATTTCGACGAGCACGACCTGCCCGCCACCTTCCCGGCGCTGCGCGGGCGCAAGGGCGCTCGCCAGGCGCTCGCCAACGTCGAGCACGTGTTCATCCGGACGGCCGCCGCACAGGGCGATGACCTTTCGGCTGCGTACCGCGCGCGGGCGTGGGACGTCATCGTCGCCGACGGCCTGAGCCTCGGCGCGCGCATCGCATCCGAACACACGACGACGCCGTGGGTGACCGTGAGCATCGTGCCGCTCACCATCCCCACCCCGGAACTGCCGCCGCCCGGATTCGGCCTGCCCCCGGCACGGAGACCGCTGGGGCACGCCCGCGACCGGCTCCTCCACGCGGCTCTCCGCCTGGGCACGCGCGGACTTCGCCGCGCCTACGACGAGCAGCGCGCGGCCGCCGGACTGGCCCCGTCGTCGATCCCGTTCGAGGTGGTGTTCTCCTCACCCGACCTCGTCTGCGCTTCCGGGATCCCGGAACTGGACTGGCCCAGGCGCTCCTGGCCCGTGCCCGTCGAGTACGTGGGCGCACTGGCGCCGACCGGCCACGGCGACACGGCGCCGCCCGAGTGGTGGGCGGACCTCCCCGAAGACCGCCCCATCGTCCTGGTGACCCAGGGCACGCTCAACGTCGACCCCGACGACCTCATCCGGCCGACGCTCGCCGCACTCGGCCGGCAGCCGGTGTCGATCGTGGCGACCACGGGTCGCGCCGACGCGCCCGGCCTGCCCTTCCCGGCCCCGCCGAACGCGTACGTCGCCGGCCTGGTCGACTACGCAGCGCTGCTCCCCCGCATCGACGCGATGGTCACGAACGGCGGATGGGGCGGAGTGCTCGCCGCGCTCTCGCACGGCGTGCCCCTGATCGTGGCCGGCGGCGACCTGGACAAGCCCGAGATCGCGGGCCGGGTCGCGTGGAGCGGAGCCGGAGTCGACCTCCGGACCGGGACGCCGAGGGCGGGCGCCGTGCTCGCGGCCTGGCGACGGGTGTCGGCCGACCCGCGCTATCGCGAACGGGCCGAGGCGCTCGGCCGCGCACTGCGGCAGCACGACGGGCCGCGAGAGGTCGTCAGCCGCACCGTGGACCTCCTGGATCGGCGACGCGCGGAGGGGCGACGATGA
- the nusB gene encoding transcription antitermination factor NusB — MSARTKARKRALDLLYAADMRQVPVEQLLAAEAERAVNEPERQASWLYAREIVDGVVDHREEIDELITTHSRGWTLERMPAVDRALLRIGVWEIVYNDEVPDPVAISEAVEAATVLSTDDSAGFVNGLLAAISHAKG, encoded by the coding sequence GTGAGCGCCCGCACGAAGGCGCGCAAGCGCGCCCTCGACCTGCTCTACGCGGCCGACATGCGCCAGGTGCCGGTCGAGCAGCTGCTCGCCGCCGAGGCCGAGCGCGCGGTGAACGAGCCCGAGCGCCAGGCCTCCTGGCTGTACGCCCGCGAGATCGTCGACGGCGTGGTCGACCACCGCGAGGAGATCGACGAGCTCATCACCACGCACTCGCGCGGCTGGACCCTCGAGCGGATGCCGGCGGTCGACCGTGCGCTGCTGCGCATCGGCGTGTGGGAGATCGTCTACAACGACGAGGTCCCCGACCCGGTCGCCATCAGCGAGGCGGTCGAGGCCGCGACGGTGCTCTCGACCGACGACTCCGCGGGCTTCGTCAACGGGCTGCTCGCGGCCATCTCGCACGCGAAGGGCTGA
- the efp gene encoding elongation factor P has product MASTADIKNGVVLNIDGQLWSVVEFQHVKPGKGGAFVRTKLKNVVTGKVVDKTYNAGAKVDIENVDRRDFTYLYNDGDGFVFMDTTDYDQVTVPAAIVGDAANFMLENQAVTIALNNGNPLYIDLPASVVLEITYTEPGLQGDRSTGGTKPATVETGYEIQVPLFLETGTKVKVDTRSGEYLGRVND; this is encoded by the coding sequence ATGGCATCCACCGCTGACATCAAGAACGGCGTCGTCCTCAACATCGACGGCCAGCTCTGGAGCGTCGTCGAGTTCCAGCACGTCAAGCCCGGCAAGGGCGGCGCGTTCGTGCGCACCAAGCTGAAGAACGTCGTCACCGGCAAGGTCGTCGACAAGACCTACAACGCCGGCGCGAAGGTCGACATCGAGAACGTCGACCGTCGCGACTTCACCTACCTCTACAACGACGGCGACGGCTTCGTGTTCATGGACACGACCGACTACGACCAGGTCACGGTCCCCGCCGCGATCGTCGGCGACGCCGCGAACTTCATGCTCGAGAACCAGGCCGTCACGATCGCGCTGAACAACGGCAACCCGCTCTACATCGACCTGCCCGCGTCGGTCGTGCTCGAGATCACCTACACCGAGCCCGGCCTGCAGGGCGACCGCTCGACCGGCGGCACGAAGCCCGCCACGGTCGAGACCGGCTACGAGATCCAGGTGCCGCTGTTCCTCGAGACCGGCACGAAGGTCAAGGTCGACACCCGCTCGGGCGAGTACCTCGGCCGCGTGAACGACTAG
- a CDS encoding type II 3-dehydroquinate dehydratase → MTAILVLNGPNLGRLGSREPEVYGSQSLADIGAGLAASVPEGVEIDLRQTDDEAELIGWIHEAVDRRLPVVLNPAAFTHYSYALRDAAAQLRTAGVPLVEVHLSNPHTRETFRHTSVISGVATGVIAGFGADSYRLAVDWILRHQ, encoded by the coding sequence GTGACCGCCATCCTCGTCCTCAACGGGCCCAACCTCGGCCGGCTCGGCTCGCGCGAGCCGGAGGTCTACGGATCGCAGTCGCTCGCCGACATCGGCGCCGGCCTCGCGGCATCCGTGCCCGAGGGCGTCGAGATCGACCTGCGCCAGACCGACGACGAGGCCGAGCTCATCGGCTGGATCCACGAGGCCGTCGACCGGCGCCTGCCCGTCGTGCTGAACCCGGCGGCCTTCACGCACTACAGCTACGCGCTGCGGGATGCCGCGGCGCAGCTGAGGACCGCGGGCGTGCCGCTCGTCGAGGTGCACCTGTCGAACCCGCACACGCGCGAGACGTTCCGGCACACGAGCGTCATCTCGGGGGTCGCGACGGGCGTGATCGCGGGATTCGGCGCGGACTCCTACCGCCTCGCGGTCGACTGGATCCTGCGTCATCAATAG